A DNA window from Desulfobacterales bacterium contains the following coding sequences:
- a CDS encoding sigma 54-interacting transcriptional regulator, with the protein MDFKLPVLVLTGEAEILTLISVNGFENTRGLSPAATAEDIKDAVENFKHLEREAPDPQGAWHWPMIIGSDPDIVKIKKSIFEIARSGEALLIQGERGSGKDLVARAVHFWSNRSEDEFIKVDSGAVTQDIFQNDLLKWFEIRSAFDEKVGAGQAEVYTGRTIFFDEIGQLAADLQGALLRLFEALEGELTSRLLPPATMRIIASTSDDLISLTETGRFRKDLFYRLNVFMIEIPPLRERRGDIPVLVDFFTDKYCREIGKGHYEVPRKARALYAEYDWPGNVREIETVVKRSVIVGDEGGFIESLCRCIQGGKQPFCTAGRNEGVPRRFDTTELRSYMKDLTQISLKEICREFIMRAEKRAMKQALDQTRWNRKKAAGLLNISYKSLLNKMKCYDLTV; encoded by the coding sequence ATGGATTTTAAACTTCCGGTGCTGGTGTTAACAGGGGAGGCTGAAATTTTGACACTGATCAGTGTCAACGGTTTTGAAAACACAAGGGGCCTTTCCCCTGCAGCGACCGCCGAAGACATTAAAGATGCGGTTGAAAATTTTAAGCATCTTGAAAGAGAAGCCCCTGATCCTCAAGGCGCTTGGCATTGGCCGATGATTATCGGCAGTGACCCTGACATTGTTAAAATAAAAAAGTCTATTTTCGAGATCGCCCGTTCGGGTGAGGCCCTTCTTATTCAGGGCGAGCGGGGCTCGGGAAAGGATTTGGTTGCGCGCGCGGTTCATTTCTGGTCTAACCGGAGCGAGGATGAGTTTATAAAGGTTGACAGCGGAGCGGTCACTCAGGATATTTTCCAGAACGATCTTTTGAAATGGTTTGAAATCCGATCGGCGTTTGATGAGAAGGTTGGGGCCGGGCAGGCCGAGGTATATACCGGAAGAACCATATTTTTTGATGAGATCGGCCAACTGGCCGCTGATCTTCAGGGCGCCTTGCTTCGCCTGTTTGAGGCGTTGGAAGGGGAGTTGACCAGCCGCCTGTTACCTCCCGCAACGATGCGAATCATTGCTTCAACCAGTGATGATCTGATTAGCCTTACAGAAACGGGTCGATTTCGAAAGGATCTTTTTTACCGGTTGAATGTATTTATGATCGAAATTCCGCCGCTTCGTGAACGACGCGGAGACATACCGGTCCTGGTTGATTTTTTTACCGATAAATATTGCCGGGAAATCGGCAAAGGGCACTATGAGGTCCCCCGAAAAGCACGGGCGCTTTATGCTGAATATGACTGGCCCGGAAATGTACGGGAGATTGAGACCGTGGTAAAACGTTCCGTCATCGTCGGGGATGAGGGCGGTTTTATCGAATCTCTTTGCCGATGTATTCAGGGCGGCAAACAACCGTTTTGCACTGCCGGGCGAAACGAAGGGGTTCCGCGGCGTTTCGATACGACGGAATTAAGATCCTACATGAAGGACTTAACGCAAATTTCATTAAAAGAAATTTGCAGAGAGTTTATTATGCGAGCGGAAAAACGAGCGATGAAACAAGCCCTCGATCAAACGCGCTGGAACCGGAAAAAAGCGGCCGGATTGCTGAATATTAGCTATAAGTCCCTTCTTAATAAAATGAAATGTTATGATTTGACGGTTTGA
- a CDS encoding CTP synthase, with protein MNKNTKYIFVTGGVLSSLGKGLASASIGALLECRGLSVTIQKLDPYINVDPGTMNPFQHGEVFVTEDGAETDLDLGHYERFTHAKLGRGNNFTTGKIYDAVISKERRGEYLGGTVQVIPHITDEIKRCIRLAGKDVDVLIVEIGGTIGDIESLPFLEAIRQFKAEAGKDNVVYIHLTLVPYIATAGEVKTKPTQHSVKELRGIGIQPDILLCRTDRYLTKEIKRKIALFCNVEEDAVITAKDVECIYEVPIVFHKEGLDDKIVELLHIWTRAPRLTPWEALLENILNPKAEVTIAIVGKYVDLTESYKSLNEALAHGGLPNKCRVRLTFVDSEKVTKENCAELLAGADGVLVPGGFGSRGIEGKICAVQYAREEKIPFFGICLGMHIAVIEFARHIAGMAGAHSAEFDENSPFPVIYLMMEWFDEKTGTLQKRHANSDKGGTMRLGAYPCRLVLGSLAEKAYGMPNISERHRHRYEFNNEFRERLEQNGLTVSGTSPSGDLVEIIELSDHPWFLGCQFHPEFKSRPMDPHPLFTSYIKACLAYAQRRKEA; from the coding sequence ATGAATAAAAACACCAAGTACATCTTTGTGACCGGCGGCGTCCTCTCTTCGCTCGGCAAAGGGTTGGCGTCCGCTTCTATCGGTGCGTTGCTGGAGTGCCGCGGGTTGAGCGTAACCATTCAGAAGTTGGATCCCTATATCAATGTGGATCCCGGAACCATGAATCCCTTTCAGCACGGTGAGGTGTTCGTAACGGAAGATGGCGCAGAAACGGATCTGGATCTTGGTCATTACGAGCGCTTTACCCATGCCAAGCTGGGGCGGGGCAACAATTTCACCACCGGCAAGATCTATGATGCCGTCATTAGCAAGGAGCGCCGCGGGGAATATCTGGGGGGAACCGTTCAGGTCATTCCACATATTACGGATGAAATCAAACGGTGTATTCGGTTGGCCGGCAAGGACGTTGATGTTCTGATCGTGGAGATCGGCGGAACGATCGGTGATATCGAAAGTCTGCCGTTTCTCGAGGCGATTCGGCAATTCAAGGCTGAAGCGGGAAAGGACAATGTGGTTTATATTCACTTGACCCTGGTGCCGTATATTGCAACGGCCGGTGAGGTAAAGACCAAACCGACCCAGCACAGTGTCAAAGAGCTTCGCGGTATCGGCATTCAGCCGGACATTTTGCTGTGCCGGACGGATCGGTATCTTACCAAAGAGATCAAACGCAAGATCGCCCTGTTTTGTAACGTCGAAGAAGATGCGGTGATCACGGCCAAGGACGTGGAGTGTATCTATGAGGTGCCGATTGTCTTTCACAAGGAAGGGCTGGACGACAAGATCGTGGAGTTGCTTCATATCTGGACCAGAGCGCCGAGATTGACGCCGTGGGAGGCACTGCTTGAAAATATACTGAATCCAAAGGCCGAGGTGACGATTGCCATTGTCGGAAAATACGTGGACCTGACGGAATCTTACAAAAGCCTTAACGAAGCCCTTGCCCATGGCGGGCTTCCGAATAAATGCCGGGTACGATTGACCTTTGTGGATTCGGAAAAGGTCACGAAAGAAAATTGCGCCGAATTGCTGGCGGGAGCGGACGGCGTGCTGGTGCCAGGCGGGTTCGGTTCAAGGGGGATCGAGGGAAAGATCTGCGCGGTTCAGTATGCCCGTGAAGAAAAGATTCCCTTTTTCGGTATTTGTCTTGGCATGCATATCGCCGTGATTGAGTTTGCAAGGCATATCGCTGGAATGGCCGGCGCGCATAGCGCCGAATTCGATGAGAACTCTCCCTTTCCCGTTATTTATCTGATGATGGAATGGTTTGATGAAAAAACTGGCACCCTGCAAAAAAGACACGCCAATTCCGACAAAGGCGGCACCATGCGCCTGGGCGCTTACCCCTGCCGGCTGGTACTGGGCTCTTTGGCTGAAAAAGCGTATGGCATGCCCAATATTTCAGAGCGTCATCGCCATCGGTACGAATTCAACAACGAATTCAGGGAGCGACTTGAGCAAAACGGGTTGACGGTAAGCGGCACCTCACCCAGCGGAGATCTGGTTGAGATTATCGAACTATCGGATCATCCCTGGTTTCTCGGGTGCCAATTCCATCCCGAGTTCAAGTCCCGCCCGATGGATCCACACCCGCTTTTTACCTCATATATTAAAGCCTGTTTGGCGTATGCCCAACGCCGAAAAGAAGCATAG
- the eno gene encoding phosphopyruvate hydratase has translation MTEIINVLAREVLDSRGNPTVEVDVMLACGAVGRAAVPSGASTGTREALELRDNQSDRFGGKGVTKAVENVIHSILPAVQGMDAAAQVELDRRMIELDGTPNKSKLGANAILGVSMGAARAAALAYGIPLYRHLGGINARYLPVPMMNILNGGAHAANNLDIQEFMIIPFSAASIRSAVRMGAETFHSLKKILNGKGLSTAVGDEGGFAPNLESNEAAIQLIMQAIETAGYRPGKDIGLALDCAASEFFVDDAYHLKSEGRTLSAAEMIDYYAQLVDKYPIFSIEDGLAENDWDNWEIMTDRLGGSVQLVGDDVFVTNPEIFKKGIDQGVANAILIKLNQIGTVTETLDAIEMAKQAGYTTVISHRSGETEDSFIADLAVGVNGGQIKTGSMSRSDRVAKYNQLIRIEEDLGQAARFSDNIFVPE, from the coding sequence ATGACCGAGATAATCAATGTGCTCGCAAGAGAAGTTTTGGATTCAAGAGGCAACCCCACCGTGGAAGTGGATGTGATGCTTGCCTGTGGGGCGGTGGGGCGCGCGGCGGTTCCCTCCGGAGCCTCCACCGGTACGCGAGAGGCGCTTGAGCTCAGGGATAATCAATCGGATCGGTTCGGTGGAAAGGGCGTTACCAAAGCGGTTGAAAATGTAATTCACAGTATTTTGCCTGCGGTTCAGGGCATGGATGCCGCTGCTCAGGTGGAACTGGATCGGCGAATGATCGAGCTGGATGGGACTCCCAACAAATCCAAGCTGGGCGCCAATGCGATATTGGGTGTTTCGATGGGGGCTGCCCGGGCCGCGGCGCTTGCTTACGGCATTCCGCTCTACCGGCACCTCGGGGGAATCAATGCGCGATACTTACCGGTTCCCATGATGAATATTCTCAATGGCGGCGCCCATGCCGCCAACAACCTTGATATTCAAGAATTTATGATCATTCCGTTTTCTGCCGCCTCCATTCGATCGGCCGTGCGCATGGGCGCGGAAACCTTTCATAGTTTGAAAAAAATCCTGAATGGAAAAGGGTTAAGTACGGCGGTAGGGGATGAAGGCGGATTCGCGCCGAATCTGGAATCCAATGAAGCGGCCATTCAACTGATCATGCAGGCGATCGAGACGGCCGGATACCGTCCTGGTAAGGACATCGGTCTTGCGTTGGATTGTGCGGCCAGCGAGTTTTTCGTGGACGATGCCTACCATTTGAAATCCGAGGGAAGGACGTTATCCGCTGCGGAGATGATCGATTATTATGCGCAACTGGTGGACAAATACCCCATCTTTTCAATCGAGGACGGACTGGCCGAAAATGATTGGGATAATTGGGAGATCATGACGGATCGGCTCGGCGGCTCTGTCCAACTGGTGGGGGATGATGTTTTTGTCACGAATCCGGAGATCTTCAAGAAGGGAATTGACCAGGGCGTTGCTAATGCCATTTTGATCAAGCTCAACCAGATCGGCACGGTGACGGAAACCCTTGATGCGATTGAAATGGCCAAACAGGCCGGTTATACGACCGTTATTTCTCATCGATCGGGTGAAACCGAAGACAGTTTTATCGCGGACCTGGCCGTCGGCGTCAACGGCGGGCAGATCAAAACCGGCTCCATGTCCCGATCCGATCGGGTGGCAAAATATAACCAGTTGATTCGAATCGAAGAAGATCTGGGACAGGCGGCCCGTTTTTCGGATAATATCTTCGTTCCGGAGTGA
- a CDS encoding carbon monoxide dehydrogenase accessory protein CooC has product MKIAISGKGGVGKTTFSSLLIRTLDEAGKHVLAIDADPDANLAAAVGIKNAEAITPISEMKELIYERTEAQPGSIGGFFKLNPKVDDLPDALSARLGNIKLMRLGGVKKGGTGCICPESTLLKMLVTHVVLSRDEVVIMDMEAGIEHLGRGTARAVDKLLVVVEPGRRSIETAGHIRHLADDIGLKNIALIGNKIRNASDEAFLRAGLPDFEFLAFLPYDDALIEADVKGISPFDVDSTAKMRVKEIIAKL; this is encoded by the coding sequence ATGAAAATAGCCATCAGCGGAAAAGGCGGCGTCGGGAAAACGACGTTTTCCTCCTTACTCATACGAACCCTCGATGAGGCGGGCAAACATGTGCTGGCGATCGATGCGGACCCGGACGCCAATCTGGCCGCGGCCGTAGGCATCAAAAATGCCGAGGCCATCACCCCCATATCCGAAATGAAAGAGCTTATTTATGAGCGAACCGAGGCGCAACCCGGCAGCATCGGCGGGTTTTTCAAATTAAACCCCAAGGTGGACGATTTGCCGGATGCCCTGTCCGCACGGCTCGGTAACATTAAATTGATGCGGCTGGGCGGCGTTAAAAAAGGCGGCACGGGCTGTATCTGCCCGGAAAGCACCTTGCTTAAAATGTTGGTAACGCATGTGGTGCTATCCCGGGATGAAGTCGTTATCATGGACATGGAAGCCGGCATCGAGCATCTCGGGCGGGGAACAGCCCGGGCCGTCGATAAGTTGCTGGTCGTGGTGGAACCCGGTCGCAGAAGCATTGAAACCGCAGGACATATTCGCCATCTGGCCGATGATATCGGCCTGAAAAATATCGCTTTGATCGGCAATAAAATTCGAAATGCAAGCGATGAGGCCTTTTTGCGGGCAGGCTTGCCGGATTTTGAATTTTTGGCCTTTCTTCCGTATGATGATGCGCTGATCGAGGCAGATGTGAAAGGGATTTCACCGTTTGACGTGGACTCAACGGCAAAAATGCGCGTGAAAGAGATCATTGCCAAATTATAA
- a CDS encoding TIGR03013 family PEP-CTERM/XrtA system glycosyltransferase has protein sequence MIYGSVLLAARIMPLPDSSELTMWVCLKALLIAIICQICLFYNDLYDLTVIDSFSELGIRLLQALGAASIFLALIYLVLPTAIIGKGIFAVSVVFALFLVVFWRFCYTLMLNRGMLDQKIILLGCSELGVNIIYEIEAKKDCGYKVGAVVRGRHRDMESHQAIPPGLMVKDDYDGLSELAKELGIQKIVVALQERRGSFPTRELLKCRVNGIEVIEGNSFYEMLTGKLIVEQINPTWLIFSDGFKKSWGRRTFKRITDILFSLTLLIPCLPVILIVTLLIKIDSRGPVFFSQERIGRNRKPYMVHKFRSMVADAEKLSGPVWAQSEDDRVTRVGRFIRKWRIDELPQLWNVLVGEMSFVGPRPEREFFIKKLEDSIPYYGERFSVKPGVTGWAQVSYGYGASIEDAIEKLNYDLFYIKNMSVFMDIMIVLKTIKTVLFGKGAR, from the coding sequence ATGATATACGGGTCGGTCTTGCTGGCCGCCCGAATCATGCCCTTGCCGGATTCAAGTGAATTGACGATGTGGGTTTGTTTGAAGGCGTTGTTGATTGCAATCATATGTCAGATTTGCCTTTTCTACAATGATCTTTACGATTTGACGGTTATAGACAGTTTTTCCGAGCTTGGCATACGACTGCTGCAGGCGTTGGGGGCGGCATCAATATTTCTCGCGCTCATCTATTTGGTGTTGCCGACCGCCATCATCGGCAAAGGCATATTTGCCGTCAGTGTCGTTTTTGCTCTTTTTCTAGTGGTCTTCTGGCGGTTTTGCTATACCCTGATGCTTAACCGCGGCATGCTCGATCAAAAGATCATCCTTCTGGGATGCAGTGAACTTGGCGTCAACATTATCTATGAAATCGAAGCAAAAAAAGATTGCGGCTACAAGGTGGGCGCTGTCGTCAGGGGGCGTCATCGGGATATGGAAAGCCACCAGGCAATTCCCCCCGGCCTGATGGTAAAGGATGACTATGATGGCCTGAGCGAACTGGCCAAGGAACTCGGAATTCAAAAAATTGTGGTCGCACTTCAGGAAAGGCGGGGCTCTTTTCCGACCCGAGAACTGCTTAAATGCCGGGTGAATGGAATAGAAGTAATTGAGGGGAACTCGTTCTACGAAATGCTGACCGGAAAGCTTATTGTGGAGCAAATTAACCCGACCTGGCTGATTTTTTCGGACGGATTCAAAAAAAGCTGGGGGCGTCGGACGTTTAAGCGAATAACGGATATTTTGTTTTCTCTGACCCTTCTCATTCCGTGTTTGCCGGTGATTTTAATTGTGACCTTGCTGATAAAAATTGATTCCAGGGGGCCGGTATTTTTTTCTCAAGAAAGAATCGGAAGAAACCGAAAACCTTATATGGTGCACAAATTCCGATCCATGGTGGCGGATGCGGAAAAACTAAGCGGACCGGTGTGGGCGCAGTCGGAAGATGATCGCGTTACCCGGGTCGGCCGTTTTATTCGTAAATGGCGAATCGATGAGCTTCCTCAGCTCTGGAATGTGCTTGTCGGTGAGATGAGTTTTGTGGGGCCCAGGCCGGAGCGGGAATTTTTCATTAAAAAACTCGAAGACAGTATTCCCTATTATGGGGAGCGGTTTTCAGTCAAACCGGGTGTCACGGGATGGGCCCAGGTCAGCTATGGATACGGTGCTTCCATAGAAGACGCCATCGAAAAGCTGAACTATGATTTGTTTTACATTAAAAATATGTCCGTTTTTATGGATATTATGATTGTTTTGAAAACGATAAAGACCGTGCTTTTCGGCAAAGGGGCGAGGTAG
- a CDS encoding transposase, with protein MPQLLSAVHIHLVFSTKGREPFLRNAQVRKEMHAYLGGISKELDSPPVIVGGTEDHVHLLCRLARTLSQADWVKEIKRVSSIWIKQREPALADFAWQGGYGAFSVSPSAMDPTRAYISNQREHHKKRTFQEEYGALLRKNGLQWDERFIWD; from the coding sequence ATGCCGCAGTTGTTGTCCGCCGTTCATATTCATTTGGTGTTTTCAACGAAAGGCCGCGAGCCGTTCTTGCGGAATGCGCAAGTGCGGAAGGAAATGCATGCGTATTTGGGTGGGATTTCGAAGGAACTGGATAGTCCACCGGTTATCGTGGGGGGCACGGAAGATCATGTACATCTCTTGTGCCGGTTGGCCAGAACCCTTTCACAAGCCGATTGGGTAAAAGAAATCAAACGGGTGTCAAGCATCTGGATTAAACAAAGAGAGCCAGCATTGGCGGATTTCGCGTGGCAGGGAGGATATGGCGCGTTTTCAGTCAGCCCATCAGCCATGGACCCTACACGCGCATACATATCCAACCAGCGGGAACATCATAAAAAGCGAACATTTCAGGAGGAATATGGCGCACTTCTCCGTAAAAACGGTTTGCAATGGGATGAACGGTTTATCTGGGACTGA
- a CDS encoding polysaccharide biosynthesis tyrosine autokinase encodes MGKVFDALSKSNKEAVIITEGPGPPEARPVVAPRPSAGDAPIDLGKPLYKQNHIDANLVVLNDPQSFEAEQFKILRTNLLFPVSGVPPKTILVTSAVPGEGKSFVSANLAISIAQNIEEHVLLMDCDIRLPCLHRRFGFDSVPGLSEYLSGKIPLSSVILKTQIAKLSLLPGGTPPHNPSELLSSESMAELVEEVKHRYADRYIIIDSPPPNYTAETAALARQIDGIVLVVNSGKTPRGLVEDLVNSLGKEKILGVVMNRFDFRGSRYYGYGKYGKYGSYGTYGIR; translated from the coding sequence ATGGGAAAAGTATTTGATGCGTTGAGTAAATCCAACAAGGAAGCGGTTATTATAACTGAAGGGCCGGGGCCTCCGGAAGCAAGGCCGGTTGTTGCGCCGCGGCCGAGCGCCGGGGACGCGCCCATCGATTTGGGAAAGCCTTTATATAAGCAAAATCATATTGATGCGAACCTGGTGGTGCTGAATGATCCGCAATCTTTTGAAGCCGAACAGTTTAAAATATTGCGCACCAATCTCTTGTTTCCGGTTTCCGGGGTTCCTCCTAAAACCATATTGGTGACCAGTGCCGTTCCCGGTGAAGGCAAATCGTTTGTATCCGCGAATTTGGCGATCAGCATTGCGCAAAATATTGAAGAACACGTATTGCTGATGGATTGCGATATTCGCCTGCCATGCCTGCATCGACGTTTCGGCTTCGACAGTGTGCCCGGGCTGAGTGAATATCTTTCCGGGAAAATACCGCTTTCATCCGTCATCCTGAAGACTCAAATTGCAAAACTGAGTCTGTTGCCCGGCGGCACCCCGCCGCACAATCCCTCGGAGCTGCTTTCATCGGAATCCATGGCGGAGCTGGTTGAAGAGGTCAAACACCGCTATGCGGACCGATACATTATCATTGATTCCCCGCCGCCCAATTATACCGCTGAAACCGCAGCGCTCGCCCGCCAGATTGACGGTATTGTTCTGGTTGTCAATTCGGGAAAAACACCCCGGGGATTGGTAGAGGATCTCGTGAATTCGCTCGGAAAGGAAAAGATTCTCGGCGTTGTGATGAACCGGTTCGATTTCCGGGGTTCAAGATACTATGGATATGGAAAATACGGAAAGTACGGGTCTTACGGCACCTATGGGATTCGTTAA
- a CDS encoding peptidase U32 family protein, with protein sequence MAQHQIQPAVPLILAPAGNRPAFLAAIAAGADAVYCGLKELSARMGAVNFTLEELAALAGLARDNGVKVHVTLNSMLRPTEIAAAGNLVARLSHHVRPDALIIQDLAFVPLARQAGFKGQLHLSTLANVSFGRALAMVHRQLGVDRVVLPRELNIDEIKAMAAACPDGLGLELFVHGALCFGVSGRCYWSSYMGGKSGLRGRCVQPCRRRYTVAGGQQSGRYFSCQDLSLDVLGKVLLSIPQLHAWKIEGRRKGPHYVYYTVQAYRMIRDEGQNPQARKAALELLDQALGRPGTHYNFLPQRPQSPVDADKQTGSGMLIGKCQGPRNSPYIIPREPLFAGDLLRTGYEDDPWHSLHKVKQSVPKRGRYYLKVAPGKGPETGTPVFLVDRLEHALAEKIKALESELPPVALPIDLPEKRFSSAERRRKRHEVREMMVFRQPGPAPVNTLIGAWLSAEAIEAVRKDQRVDVFWWLPPVVWPAHEEALIQLIDRVIRDGARHFVLNAPWQIAFFSPAAQYDFWAGPFCNVSNPPGIDLLRSMGFSGVLVTPELGEKELLLLPEHSSLSIGMVISGHWPLCVSRGVSNAFHYGSAYVSPKGEQAWVQRHGPDNWVFPNWKIDLSEKKGRLKQAGFEMFVHLQEPVPTGISLKQRPGLWNWEVGLQ encoded by the coding sequence ATGGCGCAACATCAGATTCAACCGGCTGTCCCCCTGATTCTGGCGCCGGCGGGCAACAGACCGGCCTTTCTGGCGGCCATTGCAGCCGGCGCGGATGCCGTTTATTGCGGCCTCAAAGAGCTGAGCGCCCGCATGGGAGCGGTCAATTTCACGCTGGAAGAACTGGCGGCGCTGGCGGGGCTGGCCCGTGATAACGGGGTAAAGGTCCATGTCACCCTCAACAGCATGCTGCGCCCCACGGAAATAGCGGCAGCCGGTAATCTGGTGGCGCGTTTAAGTCACCATGTGCGGCCGGATGCGTTGATTATTCAGGATCTGGCGTTTGTGCCGCTGGCCCGTCAGGCGGGGTTTAAGGGGCAGTTGCACCTGTCCACACTGGCCAATGTCAGCTTCGGCCGTGCACTGGCGATGGTTCACCGGCAACTCGGTGTGGACCGGGTCGTGTTGCCGCGTGAACTCAACATCGATGAAATAAAAGCCATGGCGGCAGCCTGCCCGGACGGACTCGGGCTGGAGCTTTTTGTCCACGGGGCGCTTTGTTTCGGTGTTTCCGGCCGATGCTACTGGAGCAGTTATATGGGGGGGAAGAGCGGGCTTCGCGGCCGCTGCGTGCAGCCCTGCCGAAGACGCTACACAGTGGCAGGGGGGCAGCAGTCCGGCCGTTATTTTTCCTGCCAGGATCTGAGTCTCGATGTGCTTGGCAAGGTGCTCTTGTCGATTCCGCAACTTCATGCCTGGAAAATTGAAGGCCGACGCAAGGGTCCCCACTATGTTTATTATACGGTTCAGGCTTACCGGATGATTCGCGATGAGGGGCAGAATCCGCAGGCCAGAAAAGCGGCCCTGGAATTGCTGGACCAAGCCCTGGGCCGGCCGGGCACGCACTATAATTTTTTGCCGCAGCGGCCGCAGAGTCCGGTGGACGCCGATAAACAGACCGGGTCCGGCATGCTGATCGGAAAATGCCAGGGGCCTCGCAATAGCCCGTATATCATTCCCCGGGAACCCCTTTTTGCAGGGGATCTGCTGCGAACGGGGTATGAGGATGATCCGTGGCATAGTCTCCATAAGGTGAAACAATCCGTTCCCAAACGGGGTCGTTATTATCTGAAAGTCGCACCCGGAAAGGGGCCGGAAACCGGAACGCCGGTGTTCCTCGTGGATCGGCTGGAACACGCTTTGGCGGAAAAGATCAAGGCGCTGGAAAGCGAACTACCGCCGGTGGCATTGCCGATCGATTTGCCTGAAAAACGGTTTTCATCCGCCGAACGACGAAGAAAACGACACGAAGTAAGAGAGATGATGGTTTTTCGGCAGCCCGGCCCGGCCCCGGTGAATACCCTGATCGGGGCATGGTTGTCTGCTGAGGCGATTGAGGCGGTTCGAAAAGATCAAAGAGTCGATGTGTTCTGGTGGTTGCCGCCGGTGGTGTGGCCTGCCCATGAAGAGGCGCTCATTCAATTGATCGACCGGGTGATTCGCGATGGCGCTCGTCATTTTGTACTGAATGCGCCCTGGCAGATCGCGTTTTTCAGCCCGGCCGCTCAATACGATTTTTGGGCCGGCCCCTTTTGCAACGTATCCAATCCGCCGGGAATCGATCTTTTAAGGTCAATGGGGTTTTCCGGTGTCCTGGTGACCCCGGAGCTGGGTGAAAAAGAGCTGTTGCTGCTTCCGGAACACAGTTCTCTTTCCATCGGTATGGTTATATCCGGGCATTGGCCGCTGTGTGTTTCCAGAGGCGTTTCCAATGCGTTTCACTATGGCAGCGCTTATGTCAGCCCGAAGGGCGAGCAGGCCTGGGTTCAACGCCACGGGCCGGACAACTGGGTGTTTCCCAACTGGAAAATCGATTTGAGCGAAAAGAAGGGCCGGCTCAAACAGGCGGGTTTCGAGATGTTCGTTCATTTGCAGGAACCGGTGCCAACGGGCATATCTCTCAAGCAGCGGCCCGGTCTGTGGAACTGGGAGGTGGGGCTGCAATGA